The DNA segment ttacatacaaaAATGGGTGCAAATCCCGCCTGCAGGATCTCCTGCTACGGATTCAATACGCCAAATTTTCCTTCGGAGGTAGTGTCAGAGGCTTCTTGTACCCCGTTatgttctcattcattcattcattcattttctaccgctttttcctcacaagggtcgcgggggtgctggagcctatcccagctgtcttggggcgagaggcgggttataccctggactggtcgccagccgatcacagggcacatatagacaaacaaccattcacactcacattcatacctatggacaatttggagtcgctaattaacctagcatgtttttggaatgtgggaggaaaccggagtacccggagaaaacccacgcatgcacgggggagaacatgcaaactccacacagagatggccgagggtggaattgaaccctggtctcctagctgtgaggtctgcgcgctaaaccactcgaccgccgtgccgcccccgttATGTTCTAATTGATAGTATTGCTATTGTTTTGTGGCTCTGATGCATCCATTTGATGGGATATCTGTGTGAAAGGAGCTGCACTTGGCATTCCAATGCATAAACAGAATGGCcctataaacaaatatatatatgtgtgttagAATCCTTCATTTGACCCTATATATCTTCCCGTTTCAGGGATGGGCATTGAGCTACATTTTCTTGAAGCGAACTATGTATTATTTATCCTGTTACTGGGATGAGTGAATGTTCTTAATGGTCTTATTGAGCACATTACTTAGACTGAACTCCCAGCACCTCTACTGGTTGCAGCTAAGCAGCTCCATTTTTTACCCCAATTGCTTTAGTCCAAATCACCAGTCACTGATCATGCCCATCCTTACCCGACGGATTAAACATCACATTGTGGACCTTGTGTCCCTGATgagatacaaaagcagcttttaaaaaaaaaaacaaaaaacaaaagcccCGACACGTCATACTAAACATGCTAACCCTTCCATACGCTAAAACACTGAATATGAGAGGTTCAAGGCCCGCTTGCACCTTTCACATTTCACACAAGTTTGAAGGCCGAAAATCAACATGTAGTGATGGTGCCcaccgttagcacgttagcagtAACCGGATACCCTGGTACCCCGCTGTTATACAATACATAACGGCTTCAAAGTAAAACAGCAGCGGTTCAAACTAGATCCACGGGTGCTTTCCTTCCAGTACGGAAGTCCCACTCCGAGTCCGATACATTCGTGTCACGAGCGGACGGGCTTTCCAAGTTCAACAGCAGCTTTTCCACAGAAGGGGAGTCCATAAAAGTGGGCCGATAAGGCAGAAGGTAGTAGTGGGTGTGGCTGGCCTGGTGCCCCTGATTATCCACGATAGGCAGGATGCAAGGGGAGCCCTCGCTGTTCTGTCTCTGTAAACCCCGACTGACGAATTTAGGGTCCGGTGCAAAGCTTTGCGTCGGGGGCAAGATGCCATTGTGGTACTTGGGGAGGCTCTTGGGGCTGGGGGTGCGAGAGCTGCACAGGGACATGGGCTCCCTCGGGGGCAGCTTGGGCGGTCTGTCTTCGTCGCTGTACGCTCCGGACGACACTTCCGCTGACCAGCGGCGAGAGTCTGCTGTCTTAATTGTCCGTGGCGGGACGGGAGGAGGAACCTCTGATCTGTCCATGTTGTGGGCGTAGCGACTGTGGCAGGCAAGGCGGAGCTGAGAGGGTTTGTTAAAGCATCCGGCTGGTCCTGAGAGAGAACGCCGGAGTTTCCTCTGACTTTTGTCCAGTGCTCTCTGACAAACCGTTGGCTGCTCTtgactcacttcctgttgcgGCGGATGTGCAGGGTGCTGCTGATGATGATTATGTTGATGTTGCTGATGGGGCTTCGGGCTTTGCGGTGCTAAGGGTCCGTCGTAGTAAGCATGGTTGACCTGCCCGCAGTCTCTGAAGCTCCTTCGACTGAAAGCCCCGTGACGAAAAGGTTTGGAATACTGTTGAGACACCAGGCAGCAGCTCTCGTCCGCACTGTTAAAGAACTCCACCTCGTTGTCCATTACCTGCTCGGATGACATATCCCTACGCAAAGGGATGGGGGGCAATGGCTTGGAGCACCTTCCGGGGGTCTGCGGCGGACTGCTACACATGGAGAGCCTTTGGAATGAGGGGACCACCTGGTCGTCATCGGCCGGACTGGGGGTGGAGGGTTCAGCCGCACAAGACAGGGAAAGGTGGGAAGGCCGGGGCTTCTTGGGAGGTAATTTCAGTGTGCTGGAACTGTGTTTGTGCCCTAGAAGAAGAACCACAAGcagatgttagcatttttaaaaaggtcTTCTCACAGGCCGCAACAATATAAAAACATCGGTCAAATAGCTGCAATAATAAATTCTCACTTTTGatgaacaatatttttataattgtggttgtagttttgcggcacggtggtcaagtggttagcgcgcagacctcacagctaaggagaccagggttcaattccaccctcggccatctctgtgtggagtttgcatgttctccccgtgcatgcgtgggttttctccgggtactccggtttcctcccacattccaaaaacatgctaggttaattggtgactccaaattgtccataggtatgaatgtgagtgtgaatggttgtttgtctatatgtgccctgtgattggctggcgaccagtccagggtgtaccccgcctctcgctcgaagacagctgggataggctccagcacccctgcgaccctcgtgaggaaaaagcggtagaaaatgaatgaatgtttctgacatttgtggcgccccctgtgggTTGTGTTTACAGTGCCTCAAAATACATGCGAGTATGCATGTAACATACATATCCTCAACGATGTATAATGCTATAATGCAAAgattaaaaatgtgtacatgttttgTGTGCACTTTTCTCAGAGCAGAAAGTTaatttacacacaaaaacaactttAGGACAGCCCATTCCTTCAGAACTGTACACATATAAAGATAACCACAATATTAGAAATGCCATTCAATGTAAACATACCATAGTAATACCATTTGACATTTAAAACTGAATATTCAATGGAGCCACAAGTTTTGAATATTTTGGCTGCCACGTTTAGCaggcaagtgtaaaaaaaacaaacaaaaaaaaaactcttcagtACAAGACAGcacaattgtaaataaatacatttcaaaacagctcttgtattggatttcATGACAAACTcatgacaagcttgtcaaccaatTGAAAACTGCAGAAGGCCGTCACTCAATATCCCGATCTGACCCACCggtttcatcttacaaacaacattaaactcatcacacagtcaCTAACACTCAAATGTcatacctcagaaatatagaaACATATCAATACAggatttatatgcatttacttgagaaaaccatttcattggaggagagCATAGAAAGCATTAAAAATGATGCTGCAATGCTGCTTCTTTCTACTAGAAGGAGCTAGAGGACCCAGAGCCAAAAGCAAaaagggaggctgatgtcactgcagcaccccaatgagtTGCTCAGACACATGGGAGAATttttccatgcatccattttatatgccgcttatcctcactagggtcacggggtatgctggagcctatcccagctgtcttcgggtgagaggcggggtacaccctgggctgatCGCCAGCccaccacagggcacatatagacaaacaaccattcacactcacattcataccgatggacaatgtggagtcgccaattaacctagcatgtttctggaatgtgggaggaagccggagtacccggagaaaacccacgcatgcacagggagaacatgcaaactccccacggAGATGCCAAACGGAAAATCGAACTGGAGAATTTTgatttattgaaatgtttcatattgtgacatgtttgtatatttacatttacaccaATTGATCATTAagtcttaataaaaaaaatagggaAATTCTTATCTTCCACAAGAAAATTTTTTGAGAAGGGGCGTGGGGTTGTGGGGCAGGTGGGGGAAAGGTAGTAAAAGCCAGACTGTACGACTGTGGTGCAAACGTgtcactcttattttgaaggcctgatGTTACTGCTGCTCTAGCAGAACCAGAGAAGATTTACAATTTTCATTAAAGTcaaaacaagagaaaatatTAAGACAGTAGGGTACCGggataaaatggcaaaatacgGTAGTTACCCATGAAAATGGAAAGGTCCAATGGAATGGCTTCCATGTTAATGAGTCGATCAACTGGGGAGACGTCGAAGTGATTTTTgtcttttcagattaaaatgaaaaaaaaaataaactatgcAGAACTTTCCACAACAGCATTGAAGATGCGGTCATTCTCATCCGAGTCAATAAAAACACGCTGCAAACAAAACCACACTATTATTGTACCCATGGTGAGTCAGCATTGATTTTGTGCTTTTCTTTGTTATATACATTAGTAAATAACAGTAGCATTAGATTTTTATATTAGAAAATGCAATAAGATCTGCCCGCGCTGCCAAGTGTCCAGAGTCAGTGGGCTCAGAAAGTTTGGGAAGCACtaaaatagaggatctttgacaggtgTAAAAATATCCattgtgttttaatgtatgtatattttaatgtcTATATCAGCCATTTGGTGAAGTAAAGAGTAGCAAGTATGGCAGAGCCTTGCATTGACATTGCATTGCATTCCATACAAAATAAGATTGTGAATGTTTTGTTGCATGgaagtttacatttttgtattgctTAGCACCAATTTAATTGATAACTTTGCTCCATTTTGGTGAAATCCGTGTCCCTTAAAAATCCCTTTTTCACCCTTGTGGAGCAAATACAGAATAAAAACAATGCAGTCTTTGTCCCCTCCCGACGACACTTACTCTCGTAACTTAGAGTTGGCGGACCCATCTGTTGGCCATGAGCGCTGTTATCTGTGTGTGCAGATTTCAGACTGAAGTAGAAGCTGTCAAGGATTGAAAACACATTACTACCACTCACATGAAACCCTGCAATGATTTCAGATCAGTAAATCTGTGCACTTACTTCTCCAGGTCATGGCGATGGCTCCATGATGGTTTGAATCCATCCATGCTGTGACGACAGGACCCGCCCCGCAGGAAGGGGTGTTCTACGGGAAAATATGTCTCCTGGGCAGTCAGGCCCACTGTGGACATGCTCCAGGCACACTCGGGTCGCATCAAAGCCAGAAAACACTCAGATGGGGGACAGCTGGCTGCCACACTGCTGCCAGTGTACCTGTATGAAAACAAACGGAAGAAATATAAGCTGTATGTAATAATATGCGTTAAGTTGCAGGATTTCATAGCATGAAGGAAAAACCTGCCTTTGAACCGCAGTGAGCTAGATGAGTTCACATTGTGTATACTTCATGGAGCatatagttaaaaaataaataataataaaatgaataataaataaataaataataataaaactaataataaataataataaaactaataataaataataataaaactaataataaataaaataaataataataataaataaaataaataaataatattaaataaataataataaataataataatacattaaaaggcaggcttcactacacatcttaaaatacagCTTGGAGCTCTGCCAGCTATCAGTCAACCAGTCAGtattttcttcagcaaataggctaacctagcattatGTGGCTGCTAAAAATGAGGTAATAAGATTAGCATTGTAGTcgacatagctatgctagtgttgctaaagTTTGTGTCCTCTTGTCCCACTTCTTAATGTTACATTGCTGTGTGcaatatattgcatatattacATTGGACATAAGTAAACATCAAGCAGAATCAAGGCTACATTTTGGACAACGGACCTCTGAGACGTATTAAAAATGTTTGGAAATACTATAATATGAGGTTTTACAAATATGTTCTACCCGACTACTTTTCCTGCAACAAAAAAGGACCTGCGATGAGTCGACCGTTTGCGTTACTGCAATCTGTGCATAGGAAGGGGATCCTCCTCTTCCCAGAGCGGCACCTGATGTTGCAACAACTCCTCATGTCAAATGACCTGAATGTTTGTGTCATTCCAAGTATGTGTCAAGCCTGAGTAAACCATGTCTACATATTCAGCAGGGGGGGGAAAGATACCCGAGTGagccacaatttttttttatgctttactgGGGTTACAAATCGACTGCAGGTAAATATAGAGATGTGATGTGAGTGGATTAACCTGTTCGCACATTTCACAAATCGGCGGGGTAATGGTCAGTAGTCTACCTCCCTAATTCCTTGTCTCCCCGTGAGCAATATTTATGTGCTGCTCTGACAGCTGCTAGGAAACAAAGCCCTAAAACAACAGGAAGCACGGGGGCATCAGCCGGAGGGCAAGATGCATGCCAACTCGTGGGTTTGTTGACTTGGTTCGGCGGGACACaggggtggggtgtgggggggacTGGAAGTAATATGATCCTTGATAATGAACCCCCTGGGGGGCCTGTGCTTCCTCTTGCAACAGGTGCAAAGACAGTTCATCCTGGCACCCCACCATCGGAGCACTTACAGGCAGCGGGATTAAAACAAACGATGCGTGGCCCAGTCGGAGCATGGAAACCACTTTATTCAGATCATTTGGTCAGAGAATGGGGCTCTTTTTATAGTCAAGAAAAAGGACTTGGGAGAGAGTCAATTTGTGTGCCACTTGGTACTAGGACCCATAAGGCTCCTATGTACCTTTTCCCAGCGCAGAAAAAGCTATATCATCAAAAACAGAGGCTCTTGTGTCCTCTATCTATcctacagttgtttttttttttttttaaacagggaTGATTCCTGGAATACACATGGTCCAAAAAATAGAGGTTCTAGGAGTATATTTGTGTCCCTCTCAGCACCTCTTCAGGActacattataactttttccaggACCAAAGACTACATGGCCTAGAAATTGGGGTTCTGAAGATTCATATGAGGTACAATCTAGACGAATCAGCACCATGTACTTTCCAAATATCCCAAATATGAATAGTTTTGTAGTCAAACAAATTAGAAATTGACCTAAAATTACAACAAACCTTAGTCCAAGGGTACTTACTGCCAGGTGTCCACAGTAagtcattattttgtctttacatGGTGGtttattctgctgtttttgcgTGTCAATACCATTCcatattaaaaacagtatttctCACAGTGTTAGTAAGGATTGAGTTTGTGTCACAAGACCATTAAGAGTTTGGGATCAATCCTGGGCGTTGGATCACAGTTTGGGATCACTATGTACAATCTAAAGTACAATATTGCACCCCAGGTGGGTCATTATCAGACTCAGGGGAACAGCTCCCCGGGAACCAAAAGGTTCATGGTTGAGAAATGGTCGCTTCCCCCCCAAATACTACAATAGTACttggttaaaggggacctattattatgctcattttctgctCTTTGTAacaagttgtggactcctgtagagccgctacacacaataacccacacagaaagctttctaaatCTTCTTTTctctaggtacgcccactccgctgttaCTGGTCACACTTCCAaccgctcccgaggacttccagatacggAGGTCCACATTTAGTGCAGGatatctgcagcccatataaggaagtccagataGCCTCAATACCAGTAGAACTGACTGTGTTGAACtgaaaacttttttcagggctcacttccaaatgtacaaaacTCATTATCTTACCCTTATTGGCATCAATTAACACGTGAATAAAATAtcgtaacaacatttatagatcagaaaaattgaaaaagcatCGTAGGTACTCTCGAAAGTTCAGATAGTCAAGTTTAGGAAGACTACATGTTTGGAATGGTTGTCCATTGGTAcctctatgtatataatctaaCCTAATATACCATCCCAAAGGACTAAGTAGTCCAAGTTAGTCTTTTAGGACATGTAAAAGACATCATTAATTGAGGATACCGCCATCTGTTCAGGGTTGCAGGGATctagagcctatcctagctgtctatGGTCTTAAGACAGTCTACAATGTTGACTCAGGGTCAAAATGGCACATTTTACGGAAAGAGAAGTGTCTgtctacataaaataaacaatcaTCTATGAGCATTTAAGGCTATACGTTCGATTCCAGTGAAACATTTCCTGGGTCAAAGGGGTACAATGTCTGGAAATAGGATTTATAGAGGTCCAGGTCTATAATATAGTATGCTAATGTCAATGTAAGAGTGTCTTTATTTAGGTATAATCTATACTGAGTATTCAGTTCCAATGTGATTTTTCTGGGGTTAAAAGGGTGTATGatgagaaaatatgtttttttgtcttattaaaTTTCATTATTTAGTTTGTTTAGCTTAAACAAAAGAGGCTAATCATTCCCCTTCATCTTCTCCAGCACCCAaagtatataatacatattcaaGAAATAGAGTGCACCCTTTAGGTACAATATAGACAAACGTAGCACCCCATAAGCCTATTTATTGGACTCCAAGGTACACTTGGTATGGTCCATTGGGTATATGGTGTCGAAATCATCGGTTTGTGTGGCTAATTATTGAACTCCAATCCAATATAACGTTTCCAGTCCTAAATGTATTCACTTGCATTGCTAATTATTGGACATGCATGACTTTAACAGGCAACAAAAACAAGTCATTTTGAGTGACAAGCCtaggtaccccccccccaaaaaaagttgtTATGGTGTACAATAATAGACGTACATGGCTGCACGGGTGCAAAATTAGCTCTTGTGATGACAATTGAAAGCCTTGCTTCCAAAAGAAgtgaagagaagagaagagaaggagTTGCCGCCCCCGCTTCACGACACCCCTGCAGCGGTTTCCAAGCAACCATACCCGCTTTACCTGTGcggcaagcaagcaagcagtgCGCACACCCCCTCACCTTACAAGATTGAACAATCATGGCTAAAAAAGCCCTCTAGCATCCGGGCTGAGTCACGCCacgccgcacacacacacaggcgcgtgcgcacaaacacacacacacacacacacacacaatttgagATTTGGAAACACTTAAAGATGATGCGCAATTGTTAAGTTTGTgggtcaaacattttttttaaagaggctTGCATCAGTTAAACTGTACCCACGGTAAAGTAAATACAGTAGCTGTACATGAACACGATTATTCTATTAtacattgtatttttgtagGCCGGCGTTCAAtgtccaaaataaaagaaaatatccCCTATACGCATGTTGTTtgccacacatatacatatatatacacatatacatacatacatacaagggTGAGACAAACAATTCCCACACATTTCTCCACGACTCACCAAAAAGAAACCGCAACCCTCCCGAAGCGTAAAAACAGAAGTCCTTTAGggctttccaaaaacaatgattCCGTGAGGTGGATCTATAGATTCTTGGGAGCCATCAAACTGCCTTCGATGAGGCTGACGATCCCCTATTTTACAACGTGAGATAAAGTGCTGAATGGAAGCGAGCTGGTTTATAGGCTGCACGAGCACCAAGACAGAGACGCCCTGGATCCGCCCATTTAAAGGCATACgcgtcttttgtgtgtgtgtgtgtgtgtgtttatgcatgCACACTTGCAAAGTTGCACGGACAGGAGCACTATCTCGCAAGACAAATTATGCAGTGTCTCAAGCCATTTTTGTAGGATTTCAATCAATGGGGCAAATGAGGCTCTTTATGATAAGGAGCAGTACAGGTTTATGAGGTGACCATTTTGTGTTCACCCACATTCTCACCAAAATTTGGCCAAAGTTTCAATCCGCGCAGTCTTGCACCCACACTTCCAGCACTACGGGGCACAAATTTGGATGTGTGATGTAGACCTAAATCCATTAATGTCCATTATACGCATACCCGAAACGATGATCACAGTATTTATCTGCATCCTGAATCACAACCACTCGAACTGGTCCATGAGCTTCCGCTACGTAGTCAAGATTGCACTCGGTGTACTGACTGCATTTTGCATCGGCCTACTTTTATTTGGACTGAACTTACACTACTTACAAATGCTAAGTGTAAAGTACTGAAGTGTGCACATATAGGTAATGACTTGCTTTCTTGGTCTATCACTTCTAACGTTGCGTTTCCTGAATTtagtggattatttccagtcttatttggAGTCTTCCTAATGTATTTATCTTCATATCTCGaatgcattaaaatgcaaatgtgTTTATCAGGAACACAAATGTAGCTGTGGCTGTTTTTTGAgtcattgtatttatttctattgtgaAATGTGATGATTATCATTAAGAACTTGCGAGGAGCATTCTTATCAGTCATTTTATGACGAACCTTATGTGTGATTGGCCTTTTGTGAGTACACACGTTTTGTATTCTTTTTGTCCACCTTATAttatgtaattcattcattcattttctatcgctttttcctcacaagggtcgcggggagtgctggagcctatcccagctgtcttcgggcgagaggcggggtacaccccggactggtcgccagccaatcacagggcacatatagacaaacaaccattcacactcacattcattcatacctatggacaatttggagtcaccaattggatggaattgaaccctggtctcttagctgtgaggtctgcgcgctaaccactagaccgccgtgccgcctgtccTTATACTATGTGTCatatcaaaacaaacataaagTATCAAAGGTAATTAGTAATGATTAGTAATGAAGAGTAGCGATCcttcttttattttaatctaCCAGTTTTTGTGTCACTCACATTGCTTATTCGTTCTGGAATTTGTGTAAACATTAAACCGTCTTTGCATTCAAACTACATTGTGATGATGACCTTTTAGGCCAATAGATTAAACAGATGATCAAATATAAACTTGCAGTCTTCCATTCAAAAACTCCATTACAACAACATTTGGCTTACTTTTACCTTCTGGGACATTTATCAACAAACTCTAGTAAGAACAAAGCCTGGCATGCTTCTTGCACTTGTACCACATTTTCCCTTCAACATGGCTGCACCAGCAATACACAAAGCAAccacaaaagcacacacacatgcagtctgCTGCCAGCCACACCAAGCCCacattgctttgttttgttttgttttttttctgcaagcttaTCAGATTGCCCTGAGCATTTTTGTCCTATGAAGCAGCTCCTGTTTGAATGAATCtctacatgtactgtattttttgtgaACTGTGTTATGGTGAGAGGGGTTCTGAATATTATTGCTACCTGTTCTGTTACACAACCTCTGTGCAGGGCAGTTTTGTAACTAAATTCAGCATTGTGAAAACATGAGGACACACCATGGTGTAAATtactcaaaatgctttggaagacatgctacgATACATATATCCCCCTTCTAAATCcacctgctagcttgatgttgacattctcctctgatttcggatcaacatttgcaacaaaaaGGGACTGTCCAGTTCTCTCTTCAATTGACAATCCAGGTTTAaaccctaaatatgcctcacacactaaTCGTATAGGTATTCGCcactaattaatattaatatattgattGATGATTCAAAAACAGATGGAATTGGAGTCACAGGGaacaaaaatctgcaaatgTGCAGGAATCCGTTgtgttttataatcattagacaaataatcAATGATGGACAAGCATTAGTACATGCTTGTACGTCCACTTAcctaatacaaaataattaataattaataatacaaaagggcggcacggcggtctagtggttagcacgcagacctcacagctaggagaccagggttcaattccacccttgggcatctccgtgcatgcgtgggttttctctgggtactccggtttcctcccacattccaaaaacatgctaggttaattggcaactccaaattgtccataggtatgaatgtgagtgtgaatggttgtttgtctatatgtgccctgtgattggctggcgaccagtccagggtgtaccctgcctctcgcccgaagacagctgggatagactccagcacccccgcgacccccgtgaggaaaagcggtagaaaatgaatgaatgaataataatacaaaagtaCCAGTTTCTTGACAAGTCAACTAAACACCCAAAAGTTACAGCTTTGAGTGCATTGAGCTGTGttagaaatttcaagtcaattcaacttttgtgttttaataacagcgccaccgtgTGATGTAGTCGTCAGAGGAAAAACAGAACAGGGAACACAGTTGTGACAAATGTTCACACTTTTTATGTGCAGCGGTAGCAACATGACTACATTTGTGATCTTGTAcaggtgtactgtactgtaatgctCAGCATATAGTACATTCATGAAGCCTATTTAGCAGTAAAGTAGTGGTTTATTAACTATGTACCCTACTAAAGCAGGCTAAGCAAACCTGCACAGTGA comes from the Doryrhamphus excisus isolate RoL2022-K1 chromosome 18, RoL_Dexc_1.0, whole genome shotgun sequence genome and includes:
- the errfi1a gene encoding ERBB receptor feedback inhibitor 1a codes for the protein MRPECAWSMSTVGLTAQETYFPVEHPFLRGGSCRHSMDGFKPSWSHRHDLENFYFSLKSAHTDNSAHGQQMGPPTLSYERHKHSSSTLKLPPKKPRPSHLSLSCAAEPSTPSPADDDQVVPSFQRLSMCSSPPQTPGRCSKPLPPIPLRRDMSSEQVMDNEVEFFNSADESCCLVSQQYSKPFRHGAFSRRSFRDCGQVNHAYYDGPLAPQSPKPHQQHQHNHHQQHPAHPPQQEVSQEQPTVCQRALDKSQRKLRRSLSGPAGCFNKPSQLRLACHSRYAHNMDRSEVPPPVPPRTIKTADSRRWSAEVSSGAYSDEDRPPKLPPREPMSLCSSRTPSPKSLPKYHNGILPPTQSFAPDPKFVSRGLQRQNSEGSPCILPIVDNQGHQASHTHYYLLPYRPTFMDSPSVEKLLLNLESPSARDTNVSDSEWDFRTGRKAPVDLV